From Acropora muricata isolate sample 2 chromosome 14, ASM3666990v1, whole genome shotgun sequence, one genomic window encodes:
- the LOC136899298 gene encoding zinc finger protein 862-like, producing the protein MPFSSFKGLCGLQIKNDVELGQTYFNDHACKNFIESSAEILKADLSEKLNNASPRFFSAMADGSTNSGVVEQELLFVRFLDNGLPVNRFLTMQSVKHADADGILHAIGNGFNYASVVNWKDGLVRFGSDGASVMMGRQNGVLKKIKDDVPHLIEMHCVAHRLELVTLDAFKGESILTELKDLLQGIYKHYHYSPKALQELNELAQVLERSVLKPVSVRGTRWTPHLHRALKVFLQNFTVIYTHFENTAARGDGASAAMQGGARKTTKQMSDFKQVLFMHFMLDTLDVVSRLSLVMQKDAVTLAEVKDSIERTSLSIQAMVTRPGAKLSQFLEVVANGNQFKGVELNRQDGDIATFNLIKQRVIGSMVAYLNTRFANVSTNDVIAAFDIFNTSLWPDSDDELALYGEQEVNTLVGHFKLLLERNDFDSELVNQEWQELKVCIKRNHSQLKMLPMWQRIFAEYTERFPNILMLVEVMLVLPLATACCERGFSTLKRIKSDWRSRLGTETLDHLMRISIDGPDLESYNAARALQHW; encoded by the coding sequence ATGCCTTTCAGCAGTTTTAAAGGCTTGTGCGGACTTCAAATAAAGAATGATGTGGAACTTGGTCAGACCTATTTCAACGATCATGCATGTAAAAACTTCATTGAATCCTCTGCAGAAATTTTGAAAGCTGACTTAAGTGAAAAACTAAACAATGCAAGCCCCCGCTTCTTTTCAGCCATGGCAGACGGTTCCACCAACTCGGGTGTTGTAGAACAAGAACTTTTGTTTGTCAGGTTTCTTGACAATGGGTTACCTGTGAATCGATTTTTAACCATGCAGTCAGTTAAACATGCAGATGCTGATGGTATTTTACATGCGATTGGCAATGGTTTTAATTATGCCAGTGTAGTTAATTGGAAAGATGGCCTAGTTAGATTTGGTTCTGATGGTGCTTCTGTAATGATGGGCAGACAAAATGGAGTACTCAAGAAAATCAAAGATGATGTTCCACACCTCATTGAAATGCACTGTGTGGCACACAGATTAGAGCTTGTAACACTTGATGCATTTAAGGGCGAGAGCATTTTAACAGAACTGAAGGATCTTCTTCAAGGCATTTATAAGCATTATCACTACTCTCCAAAGGCTCTACAAGAACTAAATGAGCTAGCCCAAGTTCTAGAACGTAGTGTACTGAAGCCTGTCAGTGTACGTGGTACAAGATGGACCCCCCATCTTCACCGGGCACTGAAGGTATTCCTTCAAAACTTTACAGTCATCTACACACATTTTGAAAACACAGCAGCCCGAGGGGATGGTGCCAGTGCTGCAATGCAAGGAGGAGCCCGAAAAACTACCAAACAGATGTCTGACTTCAAACAGGTGCTTTTTATGCACTTTATGCTTGACACACTTGATGTTGTCAGTCGTCTTAGCCTGGTAATGCAGAAAGATGCAGTCACTTTAGCAGAGGTGAAGGATTCTATTGAACGCACATCCTTGTCTATCCAAGCTATGGTGACGAGACCTGGTGCAAAGCTCTCACAGTTTCTGGAAGTTGTGGCAAATGGTAACCAGTTCAAAGGTGTTGAACTTAACAGACAAGATGGAGATATTGCTACCTTCAATCTGATTAAACAAAGAGTAATTGGCTCCATGGTTGCCTATCTCAACACTAGGTTTGCTAATGTGAGCACTAATGATGTTATTGCTGCTTTCGATATCTTCAACACTAGTCTGTGGCCTGATAGTGATGATGAGCTGGCACTGTATGGGGAGCAAGAAGTGAATACTCTTGTTGGACATTTCAAGCTATTACTCGAAAGAAATGACTTTGATTCAGAATTGGTTAATCAAGAATGGCAAGAACTCAAAGTTTGTATCAAGAGAAATCATAGCCAATTGAAGATGCTTCCCATGTGGCAGAGAATCTTTGCTGAATATACAGAAAGATTCCCAAACATCCTTATGCTAGTGGAGGTAATGCTTGTGTTACCATTGGCCACAGCATGTTGTGAGCGTGGCTTTAGCACCTTGAAACGGATCAAATCAGATTGGAGATCACGGTTGGGAACAGAAACCCTTGATCACTTGATGAGAATCTCTATTGATGGACCAGATTTGGAATCATACAACGCTGCTCGTGCCCTGCAACACTGGTAG
- the LOC136897715 gene encoding uncharacterized protein: MADEEDYLLLLSLVVTLRRRKRQRRLQIGHNIKPKRFWVRDIFHNRKRCGEFHNLVRELRLGDRELYFRYMRMSLESFDYILSLVSPLISRQTTKLREPISAAERLAVTLRFLASGNSQQSMLFSYRVGRQTVSSIIKETCRAIWQVLNEMYLSAPKLPEDWKNIAEQFMQLWNFPNCIGAIDGKHIAIECPINSGSLYHNYKGFFSIVLLGICDAHYIFSFVNIGDYGSNNDSGVLENSVVGKAFAHDALCVPDPEPVEGCDIPLPYFIVGDDIFGLKTWLADHSYQKLNKFSVIICRVQDVS, from the exons ATGGCGGATGAAGAAGATTATTTGTTGCTTCTGTCACTTGTTGTCACTTTACGCCGTCGCAAACGCCAGCGCAGACTACAAATTGGACATAACATAAAACCTAAAAGGTTTTGGGTTCGAGACATCTTTCACAATCGTAAAAGGTGCGGAGAATTTCACAATCTTGTGAGGGAACTCCGACTAGGTGATCGTGAGCTGTATTTCAG GTACATGCGCATGTCACTTGAAAGTTTTGATTACATTCTTTCACTGGTGAGCCCACTCATCTCTAGGCAAACTACCAAACTAAGGGAGCCAATTTCAGCAGCAGAAAGACTGGCCGTAACTTTGAGGTTCCTGGCCTCTGGGAACAGTCAACAGTCGATGTTATTTTCTTATCGTGTTGGTAGACAAACAGTCAGTAGCATTATCAAGGAGACCTGTCGTGCCATTTGGCAGGTCCTTAATGAGATGTACTTAAGTGCACCTAAATTGCCTGAGGACTGGAAGAACATAGCAGAACAGTTCATGCAACTTTGGAATTTTCCCAACTGCATAGGTGCAATTGATGGTAAACACATTGCCATTGAATGTCCAATCAACAGTGGTTCTCTATATCACAATTACAAAGGTTTTTTCAGCATCGTTTTATTGGGCATTTGTGATGCTCATTACATTTTTAGCTTCGTTAATATAGGGGATTATGGGAGCAACAATGACAGTGGGGTACTAGAAAACTCAGTTGTGGGAAAAGCCTTTGCTCATGATGCTCTGTGTGTTCCAGATCCAGAACCAGTAGAAGGTTGTGACATACCACTTCCATACTTCATTGTTGGGGATGATATTTTTGGGTTGAAAACATGGCTGGCCGATCACAGCTATCAGAAGCTCAACAAATTTTCAGTTATCATTTGTCGAGTGCAAGACGTGTCATAG